A region of Natribaculum luteum DNA encodes the following proteins:
- a CDS encoding acyl-CoA dehydrogenase family protein, with amino-acid sequence MDFEPSQERSLIRSTAEEVAAEYGPEHWREKEEKGEFSEAFWDELAEAGFHGLLIPEEYEGADMGMQEMGLAMETLCAEGCGMAGTWYLVLTAGMAAVGIREYGTDEQKETYLPDIANGKRNFSIGITEPEAGTNTLNVATTAEREGDEYVLNGQKAWITFSDRAENMIIVTRTTPLEDVDRGTDGISLFIVDMDDPNIDVSPIPKHAINYSKSCEVFLEDVRVPEENLLGEEDDGWWVLVDMLNPERIGFAAAGTGIGKLAANAAIEYANDREVFGAPIGTHQGVSFPITKAYAKMETAALMREKAAWLYDQGEDCGYETNVAKATAVSAGIEAVKHSMQAFGGWGYAKEYDVERWWREINLTRLAPVSQQMAYNHISQQLGFPKSY; translated from the coding sequence CCGAGGCGTTCTGGGACGAACTCGCCGAGGCCGGCTTCCACGGCCTGCTGATCCCCGAGGAGTACGAGGGTGCTGACATGGGCATGCAGGAGATGGGGCTGGCGATGGAGACCCTCTGTGCCGAGGGCTGTGGCATGGCCGGCACCTGGTATCTGGTGCTCACCGCTGGCATGGCGGCCGTCGGCATCCGCGAGTACGGCACCGACGAGCAGAAAGAGACCTACCTGCCCGACATCGCGAACGGGAAGCGAAACTTCTCGATCGGCATCACCGAACCCGAGGCCGGGACGAACACGCTGAACGTCGCCACCACCGCCGAGAGAGAGGGCGACGAGTACGTCCTCAACGGGCAGAAAGCCTGGATCACGTTCTCCGACCGTGCCGAGAACATGATCATCGTCACGCGGACGACGCCACTCGAGGACGTCGATCGGGGCACCGACGGCATCAGCCTGTTCATCGTCGACATGGACGACCCGAACATCGACGTCTCGCCGATCCCCAAACACGCCATCAACTACTCGAAGTCGTGTGAGGTCTTCCTGGAGGACGTCCGGGTCCCCGAGGAGAACTTGCTCGGCGAGGAAGACGACGGCTGGTGGGTCCTCGTGGACATGCTCAATCCCGAGCGGATCGGCTTCGCCGCTGCCGGAACCGGCATCGGGAAACTCGCGGCGAACGCGGCGATCGAGTACGCCAACGACCGCGAGGTCTTCGGCGCGCCGATCGGCACCCATCAGGGCGTCTCCTTCCCCATCACGAAAGCCTACGCGAAGATGGAGACGGCCGCGCTCATGCGCGAGAAGGCCGCCTGGCTCTACGACCAGGGCGAAGACTGTGGCTACGAGACGAACGTCGCGAAGGCGACGGCCGTCTCCGCCGGCATCGAGGCCGTCAAACATTCGATGCAGGCCTTCGGCGGCTGGGGCTACGCGAAGGAGTACGACGTCGAACGCTGGTGGCGCGAGATCAACCTCACCCGCCTCGCGCCCGTCTCCCAGCAGATGGCGTACAACCACATCAGCCAGCAGCTCGGCTTCCCCAAGTCCTACTGA